One genomic region from Magallana gigas chromosome 3, xbMagGiga1.1, whole genome shotgun sequence encodes:
- the LOC105329769 gene encoding uncharacterized protein, whose protein sequence is MMRVPLFAVLVILGLYGLPKESHADEDGDDYYGDDFYYQEYPEPEEPTPISSQKLSEIENITQQIVIRLIKRENRIMSKNMDDASEKCVKLGAIFEEKCAECQAKPNLIAVVLNKAKELLKLHPLYWKIQIGKKILKGLKRIRVRRIVKNIGKDIKGLGKKIGKVWRKVGSKVRRTVRRITRRLRRVVRVRVRLPRVRVRLPRVRLPRVRVRLPRVRVRFGRRRWGKKKRSSCSDCERMSKMSEDDQLNSLCPFLLSVNKKSLQTDGFLNAIVSEVESGFPKLEKILHHHYLSSDEADVTISAKEGKHSYKLKNFSKLSSEQIGRAVGRYIFNRAKPKQ, encoded by the exons ATGATGCGGGTACCTTTGTTTGCGGTACTTGTGATCCTTGGTTTGTATGGATTGCCAAAGGAAAGTCACGCCGATGAAGACGGTGACGATTACTATGGAGATGACTTTTACTACCAAGAGTACCCGGAGCCGGAGGAACCGACGCCAATTTCCAGTCAGAAACTCTCGG AAATCGAGAACATAACCCAGCAGATAGTTATTAGattaataaaaagagaaaataggATAATGAGCAAAAACATGGATGATGCCAGTGAAAAATGCGTTAAACTTGGGGCAATCTTTGAGGAAAAGTGCGCTGAATGTCAGGC GAAACCGAATTTGATCGCCGTCGTATTAAATAAAGCCAAGGAACTACTGAAGCTTCATCCCCTATACTGGAAAATACAAATTGGAAAGAAAATACTGAAAGGTTTGAAGCGTATACGTGTTCGTAGAATTGTGAAGAATATTGGCAAGGATATCAAAGGACTCgggaaaaaaattggaaaagttTGGCGCAAGGTTGGCAGCAAGGTACGACGAACTGTAAGAAGAATTACAAGGAGACTTAGGAGAGTGGTGAGAGTAAGGGTCCGCTTACCGAGGGTTCGTGTCCGATTGCCTCGGGTCAGACTCCCAAGAGTGAGAGTGAGGCTGCCACGTGTAAGGGTCAGGTTCGGAAGAAGGAGATGGGGAAAGAAGAAGAGATCCTCCTGCAGTGATTGTGAGAGAATGTCAAAAATGAGTGAAGATGATCAACTTAATTCAT TGTGTCCTTTCTTGTTAAGTGTGAACAAGAAGAGCCTACAGACGGACGGATTCCTAAATGCAATTGTGTCCGAAGTAGAGAGCGGTTTTCCAAAGCTTGAAAAG ATCTTGCACCATCACTACTTAAGCTCTGACGAAGCTGATGTCACCATTTCTGCAAAGGAAGGAAAGCATTCCTACAAACTGAAGAACTTCAGCAAGCTCAGCAGCGAACAGATCGGACGGGCGGTCGGTCGTTACATCTTTAACAGAGCGAAACCGAAACAATGA
- the LOC105329770 gene encoding uncharacterized protein: MRMKIKVMVSNKYLFFVIIVLCFYSCSSSILPGTRNGCKIQNGKNETRYCCSGYFEQNKSCHECVGSHGFNCTSPCPPSWYGALCRFRCSCPDDECDRVNGCNKGPDKSNVQSPPVDSNTNPKAYALKAVDTYSPPKTTHVVTKYVNASFLHGTKYVNTSFPHSTKYVNTSFRHRIPQKFSLQDNSTEASLRSNIQEVIWKLQIRDWVVIFLIVLFAISATVIGVKMCQRKRERNSQFNYKRLAAEKQLNSEDFFFENDYSDVSMKTPVLTDCKV; this comes from the exons ATGAGGATGAAAATTAAAGTCATGGTATCgaacaaatatttgttttttgtaatcATCGTTCTATGTTTTTATTCTTGTAGCTCGTCCATCTTGCCCGGAACTCGCAATGGATGCAAAATTCAAAA tggAAAAAATGAAACCAGATACTGTTGCAGTGGTTATTTTGAACAGAATAAATCATGTCATG AGTGTGTTGGGTCCCATGGATTTAACTGTACCAGCCCCTGCCCTCCTTCTTGGTACGGAGCCCTTTGTAGGTTCCGGTGTTCGTGTCCAGACGACGAGTGTGACCGAGTTAATGGTTGTAACAAAGGCCCAG ACAAATCGAATGTTCAGTCTCCGCCAGTTGACTCCAATACAAATCCAAAAGCATATGCGTTAAAAGCGGTTGATACCTATTCTCCACCGAAAACAACGCATGTGGTTACAAAATACGTAAATGCAAGTTTTCTGCATGGCACGAAATACGTCAATACAAGTTTTCCGCATAGCACAAAATACGTCAATACAAGTTTTCGACACAGAATTCCACAAAAGTTTTCATTGCAAGATAACAGTACCGAGGCAAGTTTAAGGAGTAACATCCAAGAAGTGATTTGGAAATTACAAATCAGAGACTGGGTTGTCATATTCCTTATTGTATTGTTCGCAATATCAGCCACTGTCATTGGAGTGAAGATGTGCCAGAGAAAGAG GGAAAGAAACAGTCAGTTCAATTACAAGAGACTTGCGGCAGAAAAACAACTGAACAGCGAGGACTTTTTCTTTGAGAATGACTACTCGGACGTTTCAATGAAAACCCCTGTGTTGACCGACTGCAAAGTTTGA